In Actinomycetota bacterium, the following proteins share a genomic window:
- a CDS encoding FAD-binding oxidoreductase: MGSVRSVTREAAEELPGLAGRLVGPEDAGYDDARTVYNGMIDKRPAVVARCASARDVADVIAFARTHDLLLAVRGGGHNGAGLGTCDNGVVIDLSPLKGVEVDPGKGTVRVAGGSTWGEVDAATGEHGLATPSGIISTTGVGGLTLGGGLGHLTRKCGLTIDNLLEAEVVLANGKSVRASADEHPDLYWAIRGGGGNFGVVTSFLFRLHEVGTVIGGPTFWPVEDGAEVLSVYREFLPDAPRDLNGFFAFHTVPPGPPFPEEIHLRKVCGVVWCFVGSEEAAATAMAPLLESLPEPLMHGVAAMPHAALQGAFDALYPPGDQWYWRADFVDEIPDEAVKIHARYGAEMPTMKSTMHMYPIDGAAHDVGAADTPWGYRDATWGSVFAGVDPDPSNVGQISDWSIAYFEALHPYSAGGAYVNMMMDEGEDRVRASYGDNYDRLVQIKAEYDPDNVFRVNQNIPPAA, from the coding sequence ATGGGCTCGGTTCGATCGGTGACGCGCGAAGCGGCTGAGGAGCTCCCCGGTCTCGCCGGGCGGCTCGTCGGCCCGGAGGACGCAGGGTACGACGACGCACGCACCGTCTACAACGGCATGATCGACAAGCGGCCGGCGGTGGTCGCACGATGCGCCAGCGCCCGCGACGTCGCCGACGTCATCGCCTTCGCTCGCACGCACGACCTCCTCCTGGCCGTGCGGGGGGGTGGTCACAACGGCGCGGGCCTGGGCACGTGCGACAACGGCGTCGTGATCGATCTCTCACCGCTCAAGGGGGTCGAGGTCGACCCGGGGAAGGGCACCGTCCGGGTGGCCGGTGGCTCGACGTGGGGTGAGGTCGACGCCGCGACCGGCGAGCACGGGCTCGCCACGCCGAGCGGCATCATCTCGACGACCGGAGTCGGAGGGCTGACGCTGGGCGGTGGCCTCGGCCATCTGACGCGCAAGTGCGGACTCACGATCGACAACCTGCTGGAGGCCGAGGTCGTGTTGGCGAACGGCAAGTCGGTGCGGGCCAGCGCCGACGAGCATCCCGACCTGTACTGGGCGATCCGGGGCGGCGGCGGCAACTTCGGCGTCGTGACCTCCTTCCTCTTCCGTCTCCACGAGGTGGGCACGGTGATCGGCGGCCCGACGTTCTGGCCCGTCGAGGACGGAGCGGAGGTGCTTTCGGTGTACCGGGAGTTCCTGCCCGACGCTCCCCGAGACCTGAACGGGTTCTTCGCCTTCCACACCGTTCCTCCGGGACCGCCGTTCCCCGAGGAGATCCACCTGCGCAAGGTGTGCGGCGTGGTCTGGTGCTTCGTCGGCTCTGAGGAGGCGGCCGCGACGGCGATGGCGCCCTTGCTCGAGTCGCTTCCCGAGCCGCTCATGCACGGCGTCGCCGCGATGCCGCACGCAGCGCTCCAGGGCGCCTTCGACGCCCTGTACCCGCCGGGCGACCAGTGGTACTGGCGGGCGGACTTCGTCGACGAGATCCCCGACGAGGCCGTGAAGATCCACGCTCGGTACGGCGCCGAGATGCCGACGATGAAGTCGACGATGCACATGTACCCGATCGATGGTGCCGCTCACGACGTCGGCGCGGCCGACACCCCGTGGGGGTACCGGGACGCGACCTGGGGTTCCGTGTTCGCGGGAGTCGATCCGGACCCGTCGAACGTGGGCCAGATCTCGGACTGGAGCATCGCCTACTTCGAGGCGCTGCACCCCTACTCGGCCGGGGGAGCGTACGTGAACATGATGATGGACGAGGGGGAGGATCGCGTCCGCGCGAGCTACGGCGACAACTACGATCGGCTCGTCCAGATCAAGGCCGAGTACGACCCGGACAACGTCTTCCGCGTCAATCAGAACATCCCACCCGCCGCGTGA
- a CDS encoding alkaline phosphatase family protein, producing MSRVILIAWDGADWRILDPLLEQGALPNLQALIDRGQRDVLRSTVPTHSWSAWPSFLTGVDPVDHGVYDILETVPGTHKQYPVTYKSIKARTFLDDLTAAKKKQLLLDVPLTFPPPAIEGSLAAGGVLPKGRQFTMPGDLPEQLQKAGLEWPINGMSWTTYHNKPDAYLDEAFEVTGKRIKASEWLMDNTDWDLMASVWVSIDRTQHCLSNYVAPDHPDYAANKDTRIGKKVADIFRQTDDAIGSFVSRARGDDIILFISDHGFQSCTRAVNMDRLLHEFGYLDFSASNAVFGPMQWGPVRKVARKVYDTLGLHGKVALPQSVNWAKTRAYTTIRSTGEGVSINLAGRDVDGIVDPGDYDEVRDELMDRLGSYVDPKTGKTPVKSIAKREDVFPSGKFAEQAPDIMMVPNEGYSLTHAKSALEDADWVSGDHRMEGVIVAVGPQVKPFERTPSLIDMAPTLVAALDAPTAVKPTGRVLHEIVGAADITEREVAESDLGSTAQGPAIPGMTIPGMGGESAVNETEADEMEEHLRGLGYIE from the coding sequence ATGTCACGAGTGATCCTGATCGCGTGGGACGGCGCCGACTGGCGCATCCTCGACCCCCTGCTCGAGCAGGGCGCCTTGCCCAACCTGCAGGCACTGATCGACCGAGGGCAGCGCGATGTGCTGCGCAGCACGGTCCCCACGCACAGCTGGTCAGCCTGGCCGAGCTTCCTCACCGGGGTCGACCCGGTGGACCACGGCGTCTACGACATCCTCGAGACGGTGCCGGGCACGCACAAGCAGTACCCGGTGACCTACAAGTCGATCAAGGCGCGCACGTTCCTCGACGACCTGACGGCCGCGAAGAAGAAGCAGCTGCTGCTCGACGTGCCGCTCACCTTCCCGCCGCCAGCGATCGAGGGCAGCCTCGCGGCCGGCGGGGTGCTGCCCAAGGGACGCCAGTTCACGATGCCGGGCGACCTGCCAGAACAGCTGCAGAAGGCCGGGCTCGAGTGGCCGATCAACGGCATGAGCTGGACGACCTATCACAACAAGCCCGATGCCTACCTCGACGAGGCCTTCGAGGTCACGGGCAAGCGCATCAAGGCGTCGGAGTGGCTGATGGACAACACGGACTGGGACCTGATGGCGAGCGTCTGGGTCTCGATCGACCGCACGCAGCACTGCCTCAGCAACTACGTGGCGCCCGACCACCCCGACTACGCGGCGAACAAGGACACGCGCATCGGCAAGAAGGTGGCCGACATCTTCCGTCAGACCGACGATGCGATCGGCTCGTTCGTGAGTCGCGCCCGCGGCGACGACATCATCCTGTTCATCAGCGACCACGGCTTCCAGTCGTGCACGCGCGCGGTCAACATGGATCGCCTGCTGCACGAGTTCGGCTACCTCGACTTTTCCGCGAGCAATGCCGTGTTCGGTCCGATGCAGTGGGGACCCGTGCGCAAGGTCGCGCGAAAGGTCTACGACACGCTGGGCCTGCACGGGAAGGTCGCCCTGCCGCAGTCGGTGAACTGGGCGAAGACCCGGGCGTACACGACGATCCGCTCGACCGGCGAGGGGGTCTCGATCAACCTGGCCGGTCGCGACGTCGACGGCATCGTCGACCCCGGCGACTACGACGAGGTGCGCGACGAGCTGATGGACCGGCTCGGCTCCTACGTCGACCCGAAGACCGGCAAGACCCCGGTGAAGTCGATCGCGAAGCGCGAGGACGTTTTCCCGAGCGGCAAGTTCGCCGAGCAGGCGCCCGACATCATGATGGTGCCGAACGAGGGCTACTCGCTTACGCACGCGAAGAGCGCGCTCGAGGACGCCGACTGGGTGAGCGGCGACCACCGCATGGAAGGCGTGATCGTTGCGGTCGGTCCGCAGGTCAAGCCGTTCGAGCGCACGCCCAGCTTGATCGACATGGCTCCGACGCTCGTGGCGGCGTTGGATGCCCCGACCGCGGTGAAGCCGACCGGACGCGTGTTGCACGAGATCGTGGGCGCGGCGGATATCACCGAGCGCGAGGTGGCCGAGAGCGACCTCGGGTCCACGGCGCAGGGCCCGGCGATCCCCGGCATGACGATCCCCGGCATGGGGGGCGAGAGCGCGGTCAACGAGACCGAGGCCGATGAGATGGAAGAGCACCTGCGAGGGCTCGGCTACATCGAGTAG
- a CDS encoding GNAT family N-acetyltransferase, producing the protein MSDDPLAGAAANCAEAYRAWAAGVGRPWRAWDDLVLADLGLPVSLPPNHASVLTPLTDEAVPDVVERMRAFFDGSPGGPFQVWSLWPTPGLGGFGFEPWSVPMMTRAPGGEPRPAPPELEIVEVSDDASAAEASSLLSVFGTPAAATEGLITPALQSDTFRVWLGRAEGNPASIAAASVSHGFVGVYAVATAQEFRGRGYGEALSWVATMFRPDLPANLQASSMGRPVYERMGYETVATFWCWTAERG; encoded by the coding sequence ATGAGCGACGATCCGCTCGCGGGCGCGGCGGCGAACTGCGCCGAGGCGTATCGAGCATGGGCCGCCGGGGTCGGCCGCCCGTGGCGCGCCTGGGACGACCTCGTGCTGGCCGACTTGGGGCTGCCGGTCTCGTTGCCGCCAAACCACGCGTCGGTGCTCACGCCATTGACCGATGAGGCCGTCCCCGATGTCGTCGAGCGCATGCGTGCCTTCTTCGACGGCTCCCCCGGCGGCCCGTTCCAGGTCTGGAGCCTGTGGCCCACGCCCGGCCTCGGCGGGTTCGGGTTCGAGCCGTGGAGCGTGCCGATGATGACCCGCGCCCCGGGAGGCGAGCCGAGGCCAGCACCCCCCGAGCTCGAGATCGTGGAGGTCTCCGACGACGCCTCGGCGGCCGAGGCGTCGTCGCTGCTGAGCGTGTTCGGCACGCCCGCGGCCGCCACAGAAGGTCTGATCACACCGGCGCTGCAGAGCGACACGTTCAGGGTGTGGCTCGGCCGCGCCGAGGGGAACCCGGCCAGCATCGCCGCCGCGTCGGTCAGCCATGGATTCGTCGGCGTCTACGCGGTGGCGACGGCGCAGGAGTTCCGTGGACGCGGGTACGGGGAGGCGCTCTCGTGGGTCGCCACGATGTTCCGGCCCGATCTGCCGGCGAACCTGCAGGCGAGCTCGATGGGCAGGCCGGTCTACGAGCGGATGGGCTACGAGACGGTGGCGACGTTCTGGTGCTGGACCGCCGAGCGCGGCTGA
- a CDS encoding CGNR zinc finger domain-containing protein, whose amino-acid sequence MTADLSTASAAPGDLEFVRRFVNTLDIEGGTDEFATPSEAAAWLDDRGSTLRVDRAGLEQLVEVREALRDLVWARGTEAEGDAVAAVDAIARRHPVVVRLSTPAVLAPSSRSGVDAVIERILGLVAAARIDGSWDRMKTCANDGCRWLYFDHSRNRSRTWCTMDLCGSRAKMRAYRSRGREAASTVRP is encoded by the coding sequence ATGACCGCAGACCTCAGCACCGCGAGTGCGGCCCCCGGCGATCTCGAGTTCGTGCGGCGGTTCGTGAATACCCTGGACATCGAGGGCGGCACGGACGAGTTCGCGACGCCCTCGGAGGCGGCCGCGTGGCTGGACGATCGGGGATCGACACTCCGCGTCGACCGAGCCGGGCTCGAGCAGCTCGTCGAGGTCCGTGAGGCGCTCCGTGATCTCGTGTGGGCTCGCGGGACCGAGGCCGAGGGTGATGCCGTTGCGGCCGTCGACGCGATCGCTCGGCGTCACCCTGTGGTGGTGCGGCTGTCGACGCCCGCGGTGCTCGCACCCTCATCGCGATCGGGTGTGGACGCCGTCATCGAGCGGATCCTCGGGCTCGTCGCGGCGGCGAGGATCGACGGATCGTGGGATCGCATGAAGACCTGCGCGAACGACGGGTGCCGCTGGCTCTACTTCGATCACTCACGGAACCGCTCCCGAACTTGGTGCACGATGGATCTCTGCGGCAGTCGCGCCAAGATGCGCGCCTATCGCAGCCGCGGCCGCGAGGCGGCGAGCACCGTGCGACCATAG
- a CDS encoding alpha/beta hydrolase — protein MIHGAGDSGWYWHLVEEELRALGHDTVAPDLPVDGSPTLVECADAVVQAVGNPSGPVAVVAQSFGSFIGPLVAERLPTQVLVLVAGMVPAPGEPPDAWWDNTGYADAVRERAAVDGGLTGNEDPFISFFHDVPRPLAEEAMRRERHGSIVGLDAPWPMDAWPAVTTRFVLCSEDRFFPPAFSRRVVAERLGIAPDEIESGHCVALSRPAHLALMLHGYVTDRSGMSSA, from the coding sequence TTGATCCACGGTGCGGGCGACTCGGGGTGGTACTGGCATCTCGTGGAGGAGGAGCTCCGCGCGCTCGGTCACGACACAGTCGCGCCCGATCTGCCGGTCGACGGCTCGCCGACATTGGTGGAGTGCGCCGACGCGGTGGTGCAGGCCGTCGGGAACCCGTCGGGACCCGTCGCCGTCGTCGCGCAATCGTTCGGCTCGTTCATCGGCCCGCTCGTCGCCGAGCGCCTGCCCACGCAGGTGCTGGTCCTCGTCGCCGGAATGGTGCCCGCGCCGGGGGAGCCGCCCGACGCATGGTGGGACAACACCGGTTACGCCGACGCCGTGCGCGAGCGGGCCGCGGTCGACGGAGGGCTGACGGGCAACGAGGATCCCTTCATCAGCTTCTTCCACGACGTGCCCCGCCCGCTCGCCGAGGAGGCGATGCGGCGTGAGCGCCACGGCTCCATCGTCGGTCTCGACGCGCCCTGGCCCATGGACGCCTGGCCGGCGGTGACCACGAGGTTCGTGCTGTGCTCCGAGGACCGGTTCTTCCCGCCCGCGTTCAGCCGCCGAGTCGTCGCCGAGCGGCTCGGCATCGCGCCGGACGAGATCGAGAGCGGTCACTGCGTCGCCCTCAGCCGGCCCGCCCATCTCGCGCTGATGTTGCACGGCTACGTCACCGACCGCTCGGGGATGTCATCGGCGTGA
- a CDS encoding AAA family ATPase: MADGSLRVPDGSAVTEPKDRPRLFVGRERELAELRAALAEADRGRGGVFLLGGEPGIGKSRLMEVVAHLAQESGWLVLTGRCWDGGGAPAYWPWVQIVRAAGGELDELVVSSPPGSADPLAPDVARFQLFDAVARFLEERARTTPLLVLLDDLHAADEPSLHLLRFIASSADDRRVVVVGAYREGELGTLQRAELFGEVARLGWRIPLRGLSKPEVASFLTHVAGEEPSDQVVERVRAVTGGNPFFLGEIGRELASHGNLHAVDEGAMRRLPEEVRAFIRRHFAALSPEAVSTLRVAAVLGRDLDLKILTEASSLNLERLASVLDEAVRVGVLSEDARDAGQYSFAHDLVRETLYEDLSPATRMELHLHAARVFERVYREDLGPHLTAIAHHFAQAAPLGDVAPAVDYSLRAAARAIDVLAYEDAAALLERTLPLLPPEADSARRRAEILIRLGDARTRAGDTEGGRACYEQVAVIARDLGDPTMLADAALAHASRAYPARLGLGTLIVASIFDPGTRSVALLEEAVRALPAEDSSLRARTLARLATELYQFHQTERLDALSHQALDMALRVGDPKALVEALHGRHWATLSPDSIVQRLANAQEMLLVATGAANEEAAFLARHARVHCHLELCDMPGLDGELSAMEQLSARIQQPFYLWHVAALHGMRALLQGRTVDAERIVGEALEIGRVRESEYVTYMHEDAQILAIRWTQGRMEEVRDRVSDHGERYPDIPRWRNVLLAAELGDDRAARAEVERHARHGFADLPRDGLWLLHMCGLAQAAALIGDERRAALLYDLLLPFVDRNAISISTLAFGPVAMRLGSLASSLGRWERAEQHFDEAAERCEALGARAVMAMLLVERARMWLARAGPEDADRARAALDASLSISEDLDLAGIAERARAALPGPSGSVDQDDAAAPEPTSQFLREGQYWTIRHRDEMARLPDRKGMRYLAELLRAPGREVHVLELLRLAEPGAPSRAEAGLESSDAFPADAILDPRAKREYRQRLLDLEEDLAEAESMHDVERVGRSKLEIDAITHELVSAAGLGGRDRRMPTPAERARVSVTKAIRGAVRAIAADCPELGSHLEASVRTGRLCSYSPPAEVAPVWKQ, encoded by the coding sequence ATGGCTGACGGGTCGCTACGCGTACCCGACGGGTCGGCTGTGACCGAACCGAAGGATCGACCCCGTCTCTTCGTCGGTCGGGAGCGAGAGCTCGCCGAGCTCCGAGCCGCGCTCGCGGAAGCCGATCGGGGGCGCGGTGGTGTGTTCTTGCTCGGGGGCGAGCCCGGCATCGGGAAGAGTCGCCTCATGGAGGTCGTCGCCCACCTGGCGCAGGAGTCGGGGTGGCTCGTCCTGACCGGGCGCTGCTGGGACGGGGGCGGCGCCCCCGCGTACTGGCCGTGGGTGCAGATCGTCCGGGCGGCGGGGGGCGAGTTGGACGAGCTGGTGGTCTCGTCACCTCCTGGCAGCGCCGACCCGCTGGCTCCCGACGTTGCCCGCTTCCAACTGTTCGATGCGGTGGCCCGATTCCTCGAGGAGCGTGCCCGGACAACCCCTCTTCTCGTGCTGCTCGACGACCTGCACGCCGCGGACGAGCCGTCGCTGCACCTGCTTAGGTTCATCGCGTCGTCGGCCGACGATCGCCGTGTCGTGGTCGTCGGCGCCTATCGAGAGGGCGAATTGGGCACCCTGCAACGGGCCGAGCTGTTCGGCGAGGTCGCCCGGCTCGGCTGGCGGATCCCCTTGCGGGGCCTGTCGAAGCCCGAGGTCGCCTCGTTCCTGACCCACGTCGCCGGCGAGGAGCCCAGTGACCAGGTGGTCGAGCGGGTCCGGGCGGTGACCGGGGGGAATCCGTTCTTCCTCGGCGAGATCGGTCGGGAGCTCGCGTCGCACGGCAATCTTCACGCCGTCGACGAAGGGGCGATGCGACGGCTGCCAGAAGAGGTCCGCGCCTTCATACGGCGTCATTTCGCCGCCCTGTCTCCCGAGGCCGTGTCGACCTTGCGCGTGGCGGCTGTGCTCGGACGAGATCTCGACCTGAAGATCCTGACCGAAGCCAGCTCGCTGAACCTCGAGCGGCTCGCCAGCGTGCTCGACGAGGCGGTGCGGGTCGGGGTGCTGTCCGAGGATGCCCGCGACGCCGGACAGTATTCCTTCGCGCACGACCTAGTCCGGGAGACGCTGTACGAAGACCTGTCGCCCGCGACCCGCATGGAGCTCCACCTGCACGCCGCCCGGGTCTTCGAGCGGGTGTACCGAGAGGATCTGGGACCACATCTGACCGCGATCGCACATCACTTCGCGCAGGCAGCCCCCCTGGGCGACGTCGCTCCAGCGGTCGACTACTCGCTCCGGGCCGCGGCCCGGGCGATCGACGTGCTCGCGTATGAGGATGCGGCGGCGCTCCTCGAGCGGACGCTGCCGCTCCTGCCTCCGGAGGCCGACTCGGCGCGTCGCCGGGCCGAGATCCTGATCCGTCTGGGTGATGCGAGGACGAGGGCCGGCGACACCGAGGGTGGAAGGGCGTGCTACGAGCAGGTCGCGGTGATCGCGCGCGACCTGGGCGATCCCACGATGTTGGCGGACGCGGCGCTCGCCCACGCCTCGAGGGCGTATCCTGCCCGCCTCGGGCTCGGCACGTTGATCGTGGCGTCGATCTTCGATCCCGGAACGAGGAGCGTCGCCTTGCTGGAAGAGGCGGTGCGGGCGCTGCCGGCCGAGGATTCCTCTCTCCGCGCCAGGACGTTGGCCCGCCTCGCGACCGAGCTCTACCAGTTCCATCAGACGGAGCGCTTGGATGCACTCTCGCATCAGGCGCTGGATATGGCCCTTCGAGTCGGTGATCCGAAGGCGCTCGTCGAGGCGTTGCACGGCCGACACTGGGCGACCCTGTCGCCCGACTCCATCGTGCAGCGGCTCGCCAATGCCCAGGAGATGTTGTTGGTGGCGACGGGCGCAGCGAACGAAGAAGCGGCGTTCCTCGCTCGTCACGCGAGGGTGCACTGCCACCTCGAGCTCTGCGACATGCCGGGACTCGACGGCGAACTCTCGGCGATGGAGCAGCTGTCGGCACGGATCCAGCAGCCGTTCTACCTCTGGCACGTCGCGGCCCTGCACGGGATGCGCGCCCTGCTCCAGGGCCGAACGGTCGACGCCGAGCGGATCGTCGGGGAGGCGCTCGAGATCGGTAGGGTCCGTGAGAGCGAGTACGTCACATACATGCACGAGGATGCGCAGATCCTCGCGATCCGCTGGACGCAGGGACGCATGGAGGAGGTCCGGGACCGTGTCAGCGACCACGGGGAGCGCTATCCGGACATCCCTCGATGGCGAAACGTGCTCCTCGCGGCCGAGCTCGGCGACGACCGCGCGGCTCGAGCCGAGGTGGAGCGGCACGCTCGACACGGCTTCGCGGACCTTCCCCGGGACGGGCTGTGGCTTCTGCACATGTGTGGGCTCGCCCAGGCCGCGGCGTTGATCGGTGACGAGCGCCGTGCCGCGCTCCTGTACGACTTACTCCTTCCGTTCGTCGACCGGAACGCGATCTCCATCTCCACCCTGGCCTTCGGGCCCGTAGCGATGCGCCTCGGATCGCTCGCTTCGTCGCTCGGTCGATGGGAGCGAGCGGAACAGCATTTCGACGAAGCGGCGGAGCGGTGCGAGGCGCTGGGCGCACGTGCGGTGATGGCGATGCTCCTCGTGGAGCGGGCGCGCATGTGGCTCGCCCGAGCCGGACCCGAGGACGCCGATCGGGCTCGCGCGGCGCTCGATGCGAGTCTCTCGATCTCCGAGGACCTCGATCTTGCCGGCATCGCGGAGCGCGCTCGGGCGGCCCTGCCTGGCCCGAGCGGGTCGGTCGACCAGGATGACGCTGCTGCGCCGGAACCGACGTCGCAATTCCTCCGGGAGGGGCAGTACTGGACCATCCGTCATCGAGACGAGATGGCCAGGCTGCCGGACCGCAAGGGCATGCGATACCTCGCCGAGCTGCTCCGCGCCCCGGGACGCGAGGTGCACGTCCTCGAACTGTTGCGTCTGGCAGAGCCAGGTGCACCGAGCCGAGCGGAGGCCGGCCTCGAGTCCAGCGATGCCTTTCCCGCCGACGCGATCCTCGACCCCAGAGCCAAGCGGGAGTACCGGCAACGGCTGCTCGACCTCGAGGAGGATCTCGCGGAGGCCGAGTCGATGCACGACGTGGAGCGCGTGGGCAGGTCCAAGCTGGAGATCGACGCGATCACGCACGAGCTGGTCAGCGCCGCCGGGCTGGGAGGGCGAGACCGACGCATGCCCACTCCCGCCGAACGGGCCCGGGTCAGCGTCACGAAGGCGATCCGAGGCGCGGTCAGGGCCATCGCGGCGGACTGCCCGGAGCTCGGCAGCCACCTCGAAGCCTCGGTCCGCACGGGACGGCTGTGCTCGTACTCGCCCCCGGCCGAGGTCGCGCCGGTCTGGAAGCAGTGA
- a CDS encoding arginase family protein → MARMDEHARTIDVVGVPSSMGAFAPGQERAPSALRAGGLIERLGGAGIDVRDLGDGDVRRWVPDTDHPLAQHVEAVRDVALETADRVANTTGTPLVLGGDCTIELGTVAGLQTRYGDRVGLLYFDLHADLNEPDRVTWGAMDSMGMAHALGVAGADPRLTKAFERMPLLRPEELWLFAHGPGMDGEREHIARLGIDRTPVEEVQAEPVAAARRALESFAPRVDRFAVHLDVDVIDFVSLPLSENANRNEGLTFEATVAALRTIWSHAGAASLTIGELNPDHDPDGSALPRFIDGLVEVLAGG, encoded by the coding sequence ATGGCCCGGATGGACGAACACGCGCGAACGATCGACGTCGTGGGCGTGCCCAGCAGCATGGGCGCGTTCGCACCCGGCCAGGAGCGAGCACCGTCGGCGCTGCGCGCAGGGGGCCTGATCGAGCGCCTCGGCGGCGCCGGCATCGACGTGCGCGATCTCGGCGACGGCGACGTGCGCCGATGGGTCCCCGACACCGACCACCCGCTCGCCCAACACGTCGAGGCGGTCCGCGACGTCGCGCTCGAGACGGCCGACCGCGTCGCGAACACGACGGGAACCCCGCTCGTGCTCGGCGGGGACTGCACGATCGAGCTCGGCACCGTCGCCGGTCTGCAAACGCGATACGGCGATCGCGTCGGGCTCCTGTACTTCGACTTGCACGCCGACCTCAACGAGCCCGACCGGGTGACCTGGGGCGCGATGGACTCGATGGGCATGGCCCACGCGCTCGGTGTGGCCGGAGCCGATCCGAGGCTCACGAAAGCGTTCGAGCGCATGCCTTTGCTTCGCCCCGAGGAGCTCTGGCTCTTCGCGCACGGCCCGGGCATGGACGGCGAGCGTGAGCACATCGCTCGGCTCGGCATCGACCGCACACCGGTCGAGGAGGTCCAGGCCGAGCCAGTGGCAGCCGCACGGCGCGCGTTGGAGTCGTTCGCGCCACGGGTCGATCGCTTCGCCGTGCACCTCGACGTCGACGTGATCGACTTCGTCAGCCTTCCGCTCTCCGAGAACGCCAACCGGAACGAAGGCTTGACCTTCGAGGCGACCGTCGCGGCGCTGCGCACGATCTGGTCACACGCCGGTGCGGCGTCGCTGACGATCGGCGAGCTCAACCCCGATCACGACCCCGACGGCAGCGCCCTCCCGAGATTCATCGATGGGCTCGTCGAGGTGCTGGCTGGCGGGTGA
- a CDS encoding GNAT family N-acetyltransferase, with the protein MTGAPDLSLTILPANEASWQDLQAIFGTRGDPRRCFCQRYKMAPRESWASVGAEELAARLLEQTECGHPRSSTTSGLVADLDGEPVGWCAVEPRTAYPRMLRNMRVPWEGRTEDKDDESVWALTCFVVRAGFRKRGITHELARAAVDFARDRGARALEGYPITTKDVILSELHVGTVGAFEAAGFPQVSRPTLRRAVMRIDF; encoded by the coding sequence GTGACCGGAGCCCCCGACCTGAGCCTCACGATCCTGCCCGCCAACGAGGCGAGCTGGCAGGACCTGCAGGCGATCTTCGGCACGCGCGGCGATCCGCGGAGATGCTTCTGCCAACGGTACAAGATGGCCCCGCGCGAGTCGTGGGCGTCGGTCGGTGCGGAGGAGCTCGCTGCCCGGCTCCTCGAGCAGACCGAGTGCGGGCACCCGAGGTCGTCGACGACGAGCGGCCTCGTCGCCGACCTCGACGGCGAGCCCGTCGGCTGGTGCGCGGTGGAGCCGCGCACCGCCTACCCGCGCATGCTGCGCAACATGCGCGTGCCCTGGGAGGGCCGCACGGAGGACAAGGACGACGAGAGCGTGTGGGCCCTGACCTGCTTCGTCGTGCGCGCTGGCTTCCGGAAGCGGGGCATCACCCACGAGCTCGCGCGCGCCGCCGTCGACTTCGCGCGGGACCGGGGTGCCCGCGCTCTCGAGGGCTACCCGATCACCACGAAGGACGTGATCCTGTCCGAGCTCCACGTCGGCACGGTCGGGGCGTTCGAGGCTGCGGGGTTCCCCCAGGTCAGCCGACCGACCCTCCGGCGGGCCGTGATGCGCATCGACTTCTGA